The proteins below are encoded in one region of Thioalkalivibrio sp. K90mix:
- the metK gene encoding methionine adenosyltransferase, whose product MSNDYIFTSESVSAGHPDKMADLVSDTIVDAIIEQDPHARIACETATKTGMVMLLGEITTGAQIDYEKLVRETVCEIGYNDSDVGFDGKTCAVLNVLGEQSQDIAMGVDRDVSDRATQGAGDQGLMFGYAARETDTLMPAPIFYAHKMVRIQSELMKSGKLPWLRPDAKSQVSLRYEDGKPAGLDAVVLSTQHSPDISQKDLKEAIYEEIFKKVLPNEWLSQVSDDKIHINPTGKFEIGGPVGDAGLTGRKIIVDTYGGMARHGGGAFSGKDPSKVDRSAAYAGRYVAKNIVAAGLADKCEIQVSYAIGVAEPTSITVDTFGTGKVDDRKIEGFVREVFDLRPWGLIQMMDLLRPIYKATAAYGHFGREDVDLPWERTDKAEELKKMAGL is encoded by the coding sequence ATGTCCAACGATTACATCTTCACCTCGGAATCGGTTTCCGCGGGCCATCCCGACAAGATGGCCGACCTGGTCTCCGACACCATCGTCGACGCCATCATCGAGCAGGACCCGCATGCGCGTATCGCCTGCGAGACCGCCACCAAGACCGGCATGGTCATGCTGCTGGGCGAGATCACCACTGGCGCGCAGATCGACTACGAAAAGCTGGTGCGCGAGACGGTCTGCGAGATCGGCTACAACGATTCCGACGTCGGCTTCGACGGCAAGACCTGCGCCGTGCTGAACGTGCTGGGTGAACAGTCCCAGGACATCGCCATGGGTGTGGACCGCGACGTCTCCGACCGCGCCACCCAGGGCGCCGGTGACCAGGGCCTGATGTTCGGCTACGCCGCGCGCGAAACCGATACCCTGATGCCCGCCCCGATCTTCTACGCCCACAAGATGGTGCGTATCCAGTCCGAACTGATGAAGAGCGGCAAGCTGCCGTGGCTGCGCCCGGACGCCAAGTCCCAGGTCTCGCTGCGCTACGAAGACGGCAAGCCGGCCGGCCTGGACGCGGTGGTCCTGTCCACCCAACACAGCCCGGACATCTCGCAGAAGGACCTGAAGGAAGCGATCTACGAAGAGATCTTCAAGAAGGTGCTGCCGAACGAATGGCTGAGCCAGGTCTCGGATGACAAGATTCACATCAACCCGACCGGCAAGTTCGAGATCGGGGGCCCGGTGGGTGACGCCGGTCTGACCGGCCGCAAGATCATCGTCGACACCTACGGCGGCATGGCCCGTCACGGTGGTGGCGCGTTCTCCGGCAAGGACCCGTCCAAGGTGGACCGTTCCGCCGCCTACGCCGGCCGCTACGTGGCCAAGAACATCGTCGCCGCCGGCCTGGCCGACAAGTGCGAGATCCAGGTTTCCTACGCCATCGGCGTGGCCGAGCCGACCTCGATCACCGTCGACACCTTCGGCACCGGCAAGGTCGACGATCGCAAGATCGAAGGCTTCGTGCGCGAAGTGTTTGATCTGCGCCCGTGGGGCCTGATCCAGATGATGGATCTGCTGCGCCCGATCTACAAGGCGACCGCCGCCTATGGTCACTTCGGCCGCGAAGACGTCGACCTCCCCTGGGAGCGCACCGACAAGGCCGAGGAACTCAAGAAGATGGCGGGCCTCTAA
- the tkt gene encoding transketolase — protein sequence MPTRRELANAIRALSMDAVQKANSGHPGAPMGMADIAEVLWNDYMQHNPANPHWPDRDRFVMSNGHGSMLIYSLLHLTGYELPMDELKQFRQLHSKTPGHPEYGYTPGVETTTGPLGQGISNAVGMALAEKMMAAHFNQPEHDIVDHHTYAFLGDGCMMEGVSHESCALAGTLGLGKLIAFWDDNGISIDGEVEGWFTDDTPTRFEAYGWHVVRGVDGHDADAVKAAIEEARQNSDKPSLICCRTVIGFGSPNKCGKEECHGAALGDDEVALTRKELGWNHAPFEIPNEIYEGWSAKDKGAKAESEWNERFAAYKQAHPELAAEFERRMAGDLPSDWSEKANAYIKETVEKAEKVASRKASQNAIAGMAPAVPELLGGSADLAGSNLTMYSGSKGVSRDDAAGNYVYYGVREFGMAAIMNGIALHGGFIPYGGTFLIFSDYARNGIRMSALMGQRVMYVLTHDSIGLGEDGPTHQPIEQTPSLRLIPNLNVWRPCDAVETAVAWKAGIERTDGPSAFILSRQGLPHMERDGEQLANIARGGYILKDCDGTPDLIFIATGSEVELAVKAAEELAGEGKKARVVSMPCVELFEQQDPAYREAVLPAAVRKRVAVEAGATAGWYKFTGLDGAVFGMDRFGESAPGGALFDYFGFKPENVAQIARDVLNG from the coding sequence ATGCCGACCCGTAGAGAGCTTGCCAATGCCATTCGCGCCCTGTCGATGGATGCCGTCCAGAAGGCCAATTCCGGCCACCCGGGCGCCCCAATGGGGATGGCGGATATCGCCGAAGTGCTGTGGAACGACTACATGCAGCACAACCCGGCCAACCCGCACTGGCCCGATCGCGACCGCTTCGTGATGTCCAACGGCCACGGCTCCATGCTGATCTACTCCCTGCTGCACCTGACCGGCTACGAGTTGCCTATGGACGAGCTCAAGCAGTTCCGTCAGCTGCACTCCAAGACCCCGGGTCACCCGGAATACGGCTACACCCCGGGTGTGGAGACCACGACCGGCCCGCTGGGCCAGGGGATCTCCAACGCGGTGGGCATGGCGCTGGCCGAGAAGATGATGGCCGCGCACTTCAACCAGCCCGAGCACGACATCGTTGATCATCACACCTACGCCTTCCTCGGCGATGGCTGCATGATGGAAGGGGTCTCCCACGAAAGCTGCGCGCTGGCCGGCACCCTGGGCCTGGGCAAGCTGATCGCCTTCTGGGATGACAACGGCATCTCCATCGACGGCGAAGTCGAGGGGTGGTTCACCGACGATACCCCGACCCGTTTCGAAGCCTATGGCTGGCACGTGGTACGTGGTGTGGATGGTCACGACGCCGATGCGGTCAAGGCCGCGATCGAAGAGGCACGCCAGAACAGCGACAAGCCGAGCCTGATCTGCTGCCGCACCGTGATCGGCTTCGGTTCGCCGAACAAGTGTGGCAAGGAAGAGTGTCACGGCGCCGCCCTGGGCGACGACGAAGTCGCGCTGACCCGCAAGGAGCTCGGCTGGAACCACGCCCCGTTCGAGATCCCGAACGAGATCTACGAAGGCTGGAGTGCAAAGGACAAGGGCGCCAAGGCCGAGTCCGAGTGGAACGAACGCTTTGCCGCGTACAAGCAGGCGCATCCGGAACTGGCCGCCGAGTTCGAGCGCCGCATGGCCGGTGACCTGCCGTCCGACTGGAGCGAAAAGGCCAACGCCTACATCAAGGAAACCGTCGAGAAGGCCGAGAAGGTCGCCTCGCGCAAGGCCTCGCAGAACGCGATCGCCGGCATGGCGCCGGCCGTCCCGGAACTGCTGGGCGGCTCCGCCGACCTGGCCGGCTCCAACCTGACCATGTACTCCGGCTCCAAGGGCGTCAGCAGGGACGATGCCGCGGGCAACTACGTCTACTACGGCGTGCGCGAGTTCGGCATGGCCGCGATCATGAACGGCATCGCCCTGCACGGCGGCTTCATCCCGTACGGCGGCACCTTCCTGATCTTCTCCGACTATGCCCGCAACGGCATCCGCATGTCCGCGCTGATGGGCCAGCGTGTCATGTACGTACTGACCCATGACTCCATCGGTCTGGGCGAAGACGGCCCGACCCACCAGCCGATCGAGCAGACCCCGAGCCTGCGCCTGATCCCCAACCTGAACGTCTGGCGCCCCTGCGACGCGGTCGAGACCGCCGTCGCCTGGAAGGCCGGTATCGAACGCACCGACGGCCCCTCCGCGTTCATCCTGTCGCGTCAGGGCCTGCCGCACATGGAGCGCGATGGCGAACAGCTCGCCAACATCGCCCGTGGTGGTTACATCCTGAAGGACTGCGACGGCACCCCGGACCTGATCTTTATCGCGACCGGCTCCGAGGTCGAGCTGGCGGTCAAGGCGGCCGAGGAGCTTGCCGGCGAAGGCAAGAAGGCGCGCGTCGTCTCCATGCCCTGCGTCGAGCTGTTCGAGCAGCAGGACCCCGCCTACCGGGAGGCCGTGCTGCCGGCCGCCGTGCGCAAGCGCGTGGCGGTCGAGGCGGGCGCCACTGCGGGCTGGTACAAGTTCACCGGTCTGGACGGCGCCGTGTTCGGCATGGATCGCTTCGGCGAGTCGGCCCCGGGTGGCGCCCTGTTCGACTACTTCGGCTTCAAGCCGGAGAACGTCGCCCAGATCGCCCGTGACGTGCTGAACGGCTAA
- the pyk gene encoding pyruvate kinase: MRRTKIVATLGPATDTDEAMEVIIRAGVDVVRLNFSHGDPDDHRARLARLRAAADRAGRCVGVLGDLQGPKIRIDRFREGRVQLQEGASFALDGDLDRDAGDGTQVGLTYKELPQDVRPDDILLLDDGRIVLKVIAVNGARIETTVVVGGELSNNKGINRQGGGLSAPAITDKDREDIRLAAELQVDYLAVSFPRSAQDLHLARSLLKDAGWEAGICAKIERSEALEVIDEIIAASEVIMIARGDLGVEIGDAELPGVQKTLISRARTLNRLVITATQMMETMIQNPIPTRAEVFDVANAVLDGTDAVMLSGETATGRYPARVVESMDRICEAAERQRAARQSDHRMDSTFGRVDEAIAMATMYTANHLDVAAIAALTESGSTALWMSRISSGIPIYALTQHESTSRRMTLYRGVYPRILEPIPESHESLNREAVNLLRAEGVVQDGGLVIITKGDLQGEHGGTNAMKIVRVGDEL, from the coding sequence ATGAGACGTACCAAGATCGTGGCCACCCTCGGGCCGGCCACGGATACCGACGAGGCCATGGAGGTCATCATCCGGGCCGGCGTGGATGTGGTTCGGCTGAACTTCTCGCATGGCGACCCGGATGACCACCGTGCCCGCCTCGCACGCCTGCGCGCCGCGGCGGATCGGGCGGGTCGCTGCGTTGGGGTGCTTGGCGATCTGCAGGGCCCGAAGATCCGCATCGACCGCTTTCGCGAAGGCCGGGTCCAGCTCCAGGAGGGCGCATCCTTCGCGCTGGACGGGGACCTGGATCGCGACGCCGGGGATGGGACCCAGGTCGGGCTGACCTACAAGGAGCTGCCGCAGGACGTGCGTCCCGACGACATCCTTCTGCTGGATGACGGACGCATTGTGCTCAAGGTGATCGCCGTCAACGGGGCGCGCATCGAGACGACCGTCGTGGTCGGGGGCGAGCTGTCCAACAACAAGGGCATCAACCGCCAGGGCGGCGGCCTGTCCGCCCCCGCGATCACCGACAAGGACCGCGAGGATATCCGTCTGGCGGCCGAGCTGCAGGTGGACTACCTGGCCGTCTCCTTCCCGCGTTCCGCGCAGGACCTGCACCTGGCGCGCAGCCTGCTGAAGGACGCCGGCTGGGAGGCCGGTATCTGCGCGAAGATCGAGCGTTCCGAGGCCCTGGAGGTGATCGACGAGATCATCGCCGCCTCCGAGGTCATCATGATCGCGCGCGGGGACCTCGGCGTGGAGATCGGTGATGCCGAGCTGCCCGGCGTGCAGAAGACCCTGATCTCGCGGGCGCGCACCCTCAATCGTCTGGTCATCACGGCGACCCAGATGATGGAGACCATGATCCAGAACCCCATCCCGACGCGAGCCGAGGTCTTCGACGTGGCCAACGCGGTGCTCGACGGCACGGACGCGGTGATGCTCTCCGGCGAGACCGCGACGGGTCGCTATCCGGCGCGCGTGGTCGAGAGCATGGACCGGATTTGCGAGGCCGCCGAGCGTCAGCGCGCCGCGCGCCAGTCGGATCACCGCATGGATTCGACCTTTGGCCGCGTGGACGAGGCCATCGCGATGGCCACGATGTACACGGCCAATCACCTGGACGTGGCGGCCATTGCTGCGCTGACCGAATCCGGTTCCACGGCCCTGTGGATGTCGCGTATCAGCTCCGGTATCCCGATCTACGCGCTCACCCAGCACGAGTCCACCAGCCGCCGTATGACGCTCTATCGCGGGGTATATCCCCGGATCCTGGAACCGATCCCCGAAAGCCACGAGAGCCTGAACCGTGAGGCGGTCAACTTGCTCCGGGCCGAGGGCGTCGTGCAGGATGGCGGGCTGGTTATCATTACCAAGGGTGATTTGCAGGGCGAGCATGGCGGCACCAACGCCATGAAGATCGTGCGCGTTGGCGACGAGCTGTGA
- the gap gene encoding type I glyceraldehyde-3-phosphate dehydrogenase: MSIKVGINGFGRIGRMAFRAIAKDFPNLQVVGINDLLDPEYLAYMLRYDSVHGRFEGDISVDGDHLVVNGNRIRLTAEKDPAALKWGDINADIVIESTGLFLTAETAQKHLDAGAKKVVMSAPSKDDTPMFVYGVNHGDYAGQNMVSAASCTTNALAPVAKVLNDTWGIKRGLMTTVHAATATQKTVDGPSMKDWRGGRGILENIIPSSTGAAKAVGKVLPELNGKLTGMAFRVPTSDVSVVDLTVELNGDAKYDDVCAAMKKASEGELKGVLGYTDELVVSTDFRGYTAPSVFDAGAGIQLDPTFVKVVAWYDNEYGYTCNMLRMVEHVAK, from the coding sequence ATGTCGATCAAGGTTGGTATTAACGGCTTCGGTCGTATCGGCCGCATGGCCTTCCGCGCCATCGCCAAGGACTTCCCGAACCTCCAGGTGGTCGGTATCAACGACCTGCTGGATCCGGAGTACCTGGCCTACATGCTGCGCTACGACTCCGTGCACGGCCGCTTCGAGGGTGACATCAGCGTCGACGGCGACCACCTGGTGGTGAATGGCAACCGCATCCGCCTGACCGCCGAGAAGGATCCGGCCGCGCTGAAGTGGGGCGACATCAACGCCGACATCGTGATCGAGTCCACCGGCCTGTTCCTGACCGCCGAGACCGCCCAGAAGCACCTGGACGCCGGCGCCAAGAAGGTCGTGATGTCCGCGCCGTCCAAGGATGACACCCCGATGTTCGTCTATGGCGTGAACCACGGTGACTACGCGGGCCAGAACATGGTCTCCGCTGCCTCCTGCACCACCAACGCCCTGGCCCCGGTGGCCAAGGTGCTGAATGACACCTGGGGCATCAAGCGTGGCCTGATGACCACCGTGCACGCCGCCACCGCGACCCAGAAGACCGTTGACGGCCCGTCCATGAAGGACTGGCGCGGCGGCCGCGGCATCCTGGAGAACATCATCCCGTCCTCCACCGGTGCGGCCAAGGCCGTGGGCAAGGTGCTGCCGGAACTGAACGGCAAGCTGACCGGCATGGCCTTCCGTGTGCCGACCTCCGACGTCTCCGTGGTCGACCTGACCGTGGAACTGAACGGCGACGCCAAGTACGACGACGTCTGCGCGGCCATGAAGAAGGCCTCCGAGGGCGAGCTGAAGGGCGTGCTGGGATACACCGACGAGCTGGTGGTCTCCACGGACTTCCGTGGCTACACCGCCCCGTCCGTGTTCGATGCTGGCGCCGGCATCCAGCTGGACCCGACCTTCGTGAAGGTCGTGGCCTGGTACGACAACGAGTACGGCTACACCTGCAACATGCTGCGCATGGTGGAGCACGTCGCCAAGTAA
- a CDS encoding phosphoglycerate kinase encodes MSVIKMTDLDLNGRRVLVRQDLNVPVKGGKVTSDARIRASLETVQKALDAGAAVMLMSHLGRPTEGEFSEEDSLAPVAEHMAGLLGREVRLVRDYLDGVDAKPGEVILLENVRFNAGEKKDDEALAKKYAALCDVFVMDAFGTAHRAQASTHGVAKFAPQACAGPLLAKELEALGKALETPKRPLVAIVGGSKVSTKLTVLESLSNVVDQLIVGGGIANTFIAAQGHGVGKSLYEADLVDESKRLMEAARAKGGEIPVPTDVTVGKEFSESTPAETKSVDAVADDDMIFDVGPETAATYAEALRNAGTIVWNGPVGVFEFDQFAAGTKALGEAIAESNAFSIAGGGDTLAAIDKYNLADRISYISTGGGAFLEFLEGKTLPAVAILEERARG; translated from the coding sequence ATGTCTGTCATCAAGATGACCGATCTCGACCTGAATGGCCGCCGTGTGCTGGTGCGCCAGGACCTGAACGTGCCGGTGAAAGGCGGCAAGGTCACCTCCGACGCGCGTATCCGTGCGAGCCTGGAGACCGTGCAGAAGGCGCTGGACGCCGGCGCCGCGGTGATGCTGATGTCGCACCTCGGCCGCCCGACCGAGGGCGAGTTCTCCGAAGAGGATTCCCTGGCCCCGGTCGCCGAGCACATGGCCGGTCTGCTGGGCCGCGAGGTGCGTCTGGTACGGGACTACCTCGACGGTGTGGACGCCAAGCCGGGCGAGGTCATCCTGCTCGAAAACGTCCGCTTCAATGCGGGCGAGAAGAAGGACGACGAGGCGCTGGCGAAGAAGTACGCGGCCCTGTGCGACGTGTTCGTGATGGATGCCTTCGGTACGGCCCACCGCGCCCAGGCCTCGACCCACGGCGTGGCGAAGTTTGCCCCGCAGGCCTGCGCCGGTCCGCTGCTGGCCAAGGAGCTGGAGGCCCTGGGCAAGGCCCTGGAGACCCCGAAGCGCCCGCTGGTGGCCATCGTCGGCGGCTCCAAGGTCTCGACCAAGCTGACCGTGCTGGAGTCGCTGTCCAACGTAGTGGATCAGCTGATCGTCGGCGGCGGCATCGCCAACACCTTCATCGCGGCCCAGGGCCACGGTGTTGGCAAATCGCTGTACGAGGCGGACCTGGTCGACGAGTCCAAGCGCCTGATGGAGGCGGCCCGCGCCAAGGGCGGCGAGATCCCGGTGCCGACCGACGTGACCGTGGGCAAGGAATTCTCCGAGTCGACCCCGGCCGAGACCAAGTCGGTCGATGCCGTGGCCGATGACGACATGATCTTCGACGTCGGTCCCGAGACCGCGGCGACCTACGCCGAGGCCCTGCGCAACGCCGGCACCATCGTCTGGAACGGCCCCGTCGGCGTGTTCGAGTTCGACCAGTTCGCCGCCGGTACCAAGGCCCTGGGCGAGGCCATTGCCGAGAGCAATGCGTTCTCCATCGCCGGCGGTGGTGACACCCTGGCCGCGATCGACAAGTACAACCTGGCCGATCGCATCAGCTACATCTCCACCGGTGGTGGTGCCTTCCTCGAGTTCCTGGAAGGCAAGACCCTGCCGGCCGTCGCCATCCTGGAAGAGCGCGCCCGCGGCTGA
- the metF gene encoding methylenetetrahydrofolate reductase [NAD(P)H]: protein MSDQKRVFSVEFFPPKDEAGAERLAKARKRLGALKPEFYSVTFGAGGSTRDRTLETVKDIINKDGIPAAPHVSCISSTKGELHELLSTYRDIGVNRIVALRGDLPSGTKNSGGDFRYASELVEFVRAEFGDQFKIEVAAYPEFHPQAPNAEKDLENFKTKVDAGADAAITQYFYNVDAYEAFMERVEKMGITIPIIVGIMPITNYTQIVRFSEMCGAEIPRYIRKRMEAYGDDKESIRKFGIEIATRLTDDVLDKGAPGIHFYSMNQAGPTETIWKNLDLDNRR from the coding sequence ATGTCTGACCAAAAACGCGTCTTCAGCGTTGAATTCTTCCCGCCCAAGGACGAGGCCGGGGCCGAACGGCTGGCCAAGGCCCGCAAGCGTCTGGGCGCCCTCAAACCCGAGTTCTACTCCGTAACCTTTGGTGCCGGCGGCTCGACCCGTGACCGCACCCTGGAAACGGTCAAGGACATCATCAACAAGGACGGCATCCCGGCCGCCCCGCACGTCTCCTGTATCTCCTCGACCAAGGGCGAGCTGCACGAGCTGCTGTCGACCTACCGCGACATCGGCGTCAACCGTATCGTCGCACTGCGCGGCGACCTGCCGTCCGGCACCAAGAACTCCGGCGGCGACTTCCGCTATGCCTCCGAGCTCGTCGAGTTCGTGCGCGCCGAGTTCGGTGACCAGTTCAAGATCGAGGTGGCGGCCTATCCGGAGTTCCATCCGCAGGCCCCGAACGCCGAGAAGGACCTGGAGAATTTCAAGACCAAGGTGGACGCCGGCGCCGATGCCGCGATCACCCAGTACTTCTACAACGTGGACGCCTACGAGGCCTTCATGGAACGGGTGGAGAAGATGGGCATCACTATCCCGATCATTGTCGGGATCATGCCGATCACCAACTACACCCAGATCGTGCGCTTCTCCGAGATGTGCGGCGCCGAGATCCCGCGCTATATCCGCAAGCGGATGGAGGCCTATGGCGACGACAAGGAGTCGATCCGCAAGTTTGGCATCGAGATCGCCACACGCCTGACCGACGACGTCCTCGACAAGGGCGCCCCGGGCATCCACTTCTACTCCATGAACCAGGCCGGTCCGACCGAGACCATCTGGAAAAACCTGGACCTGGACAACCGTCGGTAA
- the ahcY gene encoding adenosylhomocysteinase, which yields MNAVMNDKKTTDYVVKDINLAEFGRKEIAIAETEMPGLIQTREEFAASKPLKGAKIAGSLHMTIQTAVLIQTLEALGADVRWASCNIYSTQDHAAAAIADNGTPVFAVKGETLEEYWDYCHRIFEFDGGANMILDDGGDATLLLHIGAKAEKDQSVISNPENEEEIALFASIKDRLAKQPNWYSEQLAKIKGVTEETTTGVHRLYQMAKDGELAFPAINVNDSVTKSKFDNLYGCRESTVDSIKRATDVMIAGKIAVVAGYGDVGKGAAQSLAGLGATVWITEIDPICALQASMEGFRVVTMDEAADKAEIFVTATGNKDVITEDHMTRMKDQAIVCNIGHFDSEIAVAAMRKYEWENIKPQVDHIILPNGNRIIMLAEGRLVNLGCGTGHPSFVMSNSFTNQTLAQIELWTKGDQYDKNVYVLPKHLDEKVAQLHLKKLGANLTRLTDEQAKYLGLPVDGPFKPEHYRY from the coding sequence ATGAATGCTGTGATGAACGACAAGAAAACGACCGATTACGTCGTCAAGGACATCAACCTTGCCGAATTCGGCCGCAAGGAAATTGCGATCGCCGAGACCGAAATGCCCGGTCTGATCCAGACCCGCGAAGAGTTCGCGGCCTCCAAGCCGCTGAAGGGCGCCAAGATTGCCGGCTCCCTGCACATGACCATCCAGACCGCGGTTCTGATCCAGACCCTGGAAGCCCTGGGCGCCGACGTGCGCTGGGCCTCCTGCAACATCTACTCCACCCAGGACCACGCCGCGGCCGCGATTGCCGACAACGGCACCCCGGTCTTCGCCGTGAAGGGCGAGACCCTGGAAGAGTACTGGGACTACTGCCACCGCATCTTCGAATTCGACGGCGGCGCCAACATGATCCTGGACGACGGCGGTGACGCCACTCTGCTCCTGCACATCGGTGCCAAGGCCGAGAAGGACCAGTCCGTCATCTCCAACCCGGAGAACGAAGAAGAGATCGCCCTGTTTGCCTCGATCAAGGATCGCCTGGCCAAGCAGCCGAACTGGTACTCCGAGCAGCTCGCCAAGATCAAGGGCGTGACCGAAGAGACCACCACCGGTGTCCATCGCCTGTACCAGATGGCGAAGGACGGCGAGCTGGCCTTCCCGGCGATCAACGTCAACGACTCGGTCACCAAGTCCAAGTTCGACAACCTGTACGGCTGCCGCGAGTCCACCGTGGACTCCATCAAGCGCGCCACCGACGTGATGATCGCGGGCAAGATCGCCGTGGTCGCCGGTTATGGTGACGTCGGCAAGGGTGCCGCCCAGTCGCTGGCCGGCCTGGGTGCCACCGTGTGGATCACCGAGATCGACCCGATCTGCGCCCTGCAGGCCTCGATGGAAGGCTTCCGCGTGGTCACGATGGACGAGGCCGCCGACAAGGCCGAGATCTTCGTTACCGCCACCGGTAACAAGGACGTGATCACCGAAGATCACATGACTCGCATGAAGGATCAGGCCATCGTCTGCAACATCGGTCACTTCGACTCCGAGATCGCCGTGGCCGCGATGCGCAAGTACGAGTGGGAGAACATCAAGCCGCAGGTTGACCACATCATCCTGCCGAACGGCAACCGGATCATCATGCTGGCCGAAGGCCGCCTGGTGAACCTGGGCTGCGGCACCGGCCATCCGAGCTTCGTGATGTCCAACTCCTTCACCAACCAGACCCTGGCCCAGATCGAGCTGTGGACGAAGGGTGACCAGTACGACAAGAACGTCTACGTGCTGCCGAAGCACCTGGACGAGAAGGTCGCGCAGCTGCATCTGAAGAAGCTGGGTGCCAACCTGACCCGTCTGACCGACGAACAGGCCAAGTACCTGGGTCTGCCGGTGGATGGCCCGTTCAAGCCGGAACACTACCGCTACTGA
- a CDS encoding 16S rRNA (uracil(1498)-N(3))-methyltransferase: protein MRCPRLLINDTDLAAGQSIPASQDRLHYATNVLRLKNDAACRVFDGQGNEFHARLEVTGRRSGTFHLGDRAAAPTTPARPIELLQGIARGDHMDLAVQKAVELGISVIRPVLCERSRSAAAHRGLDKRQAHWAGIIQAAAEQCGRNELPLLVPPATLDEALDASSPGLDLVADEQGPPLSGALDSFGKGGTSGRVRILIGPEGGLTDEERIQARNAGFQAVAMGPRTLRTETAAISLLTLVQWRLGDLDGGAALT, encoded by the coding sequence ATGCGCTGCCCCCGGCTTCTGATCAACGACACGGATCTGGCCGCGGGGCAGTCTATTCCCGCTTCGCAGGACCGGCTGCACTACGCCACCAATGTCCTGCGCCTCAAGAACGATGCCGCCTGCCGGGTGTTCGACGGCCAGGGCAACGAATTCCATGCCCGCCTGGAGGTCACCGGACGTCGTTCCGGCACCTTCCATCTGGGTGACCGCGCCGCCGCCCCCACCACACCCGCACGCCCCATTGAGCTTCTCCAGGGCATTGCCCGAGGCGACCACATGGACCTGGCGGTACAGAAGGCGGTGGAGCTGGGTATCAGTGTGATCCGGCCCGTGCTTTGCGAGCGCAGCCGTTCGGCCGCCGCCCACCGAGGGCTGGACAAGCGCCAGGCCCACTGGGCCGGGATCATCCAGGCGGCGGCCGAACAATGCGGCCGTAACGAGCTACCACTTCTGGTGCCACCCGCCACACTGGACGAGGCCCTGGACGCCAGCTCACCCGGCCTCGACCTGGTCGCGGACGAGCAGGGCCCACCCCTGTCCGGGGCGCTCGACTCGTTCGGGAAGGGGGGCACGTCCGGGCGGGTACGGATACTGATCGGACCCGAGGGGGGGCTGACCGACGAGGAACGCATCCAGGCGCGCAACGCCGGGTTTCAAGCGGTCGCCATGGGCCCCCGTACCCTGCGCACGGAAACGGCCGCGATCAGCCTCTTGACCCTGGTGCAATGGAGGCTCGGGGATCTCGACGGTGGGGCCGCCCTCACCTAG